One Natronobacterium texcoconense DNA window includes the following coding sequences:
- a CDS encoding deoxyuridine 5'-triphosphate nucleotidohydrolase: MQSVPSETNTFSRCRRENTTMFRSGAFVAEHISPTTDEQVQPNGVDLTLDVVFEQLEPGRIGRDGKQIGDRVARPLEELEQKSPDTYYLPEGAYVARYNERIEIPEGHIGFVYPRSSLMRNSCMLNTAVWDAGYEGRGEGLLQVHHDVEIERDARIAQIVFAEADHEDVYDGSYQGENLE; this comes from the coding sequence GTGCAATCTGTCCCGAGCGAAACGAATACGTTTTCTCGCTGCCGCCGTGAGAACACCACCATGTTCCGGTCCGGTGCGTTCGTCGCCGAGCACATCTCGCCGACGACCGACGAGCAAGTCCAGCCAAACGGCGTCGACCTCACCCTGGACGTCGTCTTCGAACAGCTCGAGCCGGGTCGCATCGGCCGCGACGGTAAACAGATCGGCGACCGCGTCGCCCGGCCGCTCGAGGAACTCGAGCAGAAGTCACCCGATACGTACTACCTGCCCGAGGGGGCCTACGTCGCCCGCTACAACGAACGGATCGAGATCCCTGAGGGCCATATCGGGTTCGTCTACCCGCGCTCGTCGCTGATGCGCAACTCCTGTATGCTCAACACGGCCGTCTGGGACGCCGGCTACGAGGGTCGCGGCGAGGGGCTGTTGCAGGTCCACCACGACGTCGAAATCGAACGCGACGCCCGGATCGCCCAGATCGTGTTCGCCGAGGCCGACCACGAGGACGTCTACGACGGCAGTTATCAGGGCGAGAACCTCGAGTAA
- a CDS encoding aconitate hydratase, with translation MGQTLTEKILDDHLVEGELETGEEIGIEIDQVLTQDTTGTMVWLQFEAMGLDEVQTEIAAQYCDHQTYQFDFKNTDDHRFLRSAAGKYGAYFSRPGNGICHNVHRENFAAPGKTLLGSDSHTPTPGGLGELAIGAGGIDVTVAMGGAPYYIEMPEIVNVRLEGELPEWATAKDVILELLRRLSVKGGVGKILEYTGPGVETLTAPERMTITNMGTELGATTSIFPTDEQTEDYLERVGREDEFVELQPDDDAEYDDEIVVDLSDLEPLIAQPSMPDNVVPVSEVEGESVEQVIVGSCTNGGYEDILPVAKMLEGRETSMETETIVAPGSKQASEMLAREGWVAEMMAAGVNFSEATCGACIGIGHVPASDSVSLRTFNRNFEGRSGIEDDNVYLCSPEVAAAAALKGEIVDPRNLADELGDLEAPGVELPDEYDASKTDLISPDEAVDDELIKGPNIGDVPIRDQLSSEVEGEALLKMEDNITTDHIIPATQDILMYRSNVPKLSEFTLSRVDETFADRALDADGGFLVAGENYGQGSSREHAALCPMYLGIEGVLAQSFARIHRANLFNFGIVPLTIDEDTYENIDQGDEVEIVDDVYDAVTSGQEEFTVRVNGEDEYTATLDASERERDILAAGGKLAWTKEQAEGSGAAPADD, from the coding sequence ATGGGACAGACTCTCACCGAAAAGATTCTCGACGACCACCTCGTCGAGGGCGAACTCGAGACCGGCGAGGAAATCGGGATCGAGATCGACCAGGTTCTCACCCAGGACACGACCGGTACGATGGTCTGGCTCCAGTTCGAAGCGATGGGACTGGACGAGGTCCAGACCGAGATTGCAGCACAGTACTGTGACCACCAGACCTACCAGTTCGACTTTAAGAACACCGACGACCACCGTTTCCTGCGTTCTGCGGCCGGCAAATACGGCGCTTACTTCTCTCGCCCCGGCAACGGTATCTGTCACAACGTTCACCGCGAGAACTTCGCGGCTCCCGGCAAGACGCTGCTGGGCTCTGACTCCCACACGCCGACCCCCGGCGGCCTCGGCGAACTCGCGATCGGTGCCGGCGGGATCGACGTCACCGTCGCCATGGGTGGCGCTCCCTACTACATCGAGATGCCCGAGATCGTCAACGTCCGTCTCGAGGGTGAACTCCCCGAGTGGGCTACCGCGAAAGACGTCATCCTCGAGCTTCTCCGTCGCCTCTCCGTGAAAGGCGGCGTCGGCAAGATTCTCGAGTACACCGGACCCGGCGTCGAGACGCTGACCGCCCCCGAGCGGATGACGATCACCAACATGGGGACGGAACTCGGCGCGACGACGTCGATTTTCCCGACCGACGAGCAGACCGAGGACTACCTCGAGCGCGTCGGCCGCGAAGACGAGTTCGTCGAGCTCCAGCCCGACGACGACGCCGAGTACGACGACGAAATCGTCGTCGACCTCTCGGATCTCGAGCCGCTGATCGCCCAGCCGTCGATGCCCGACAACGTCGTCCCCGTCAGCGAAGTCGAGGGCGAATCCGTCGAGCAGGTCATTGTCGGCTCCTGTACGAACGGTGGCTACGAGGACATCCTCCCAGTCGCCAAGATGCTCGAGGGTCGTGAGACCTCGATGGAGACCGAGACCATCGTCGCCCCCGGCTCCAAGCAGGCCTCCGAGATGCTCGCCCGCGAGGGCTGGGTCGCGGAGATGATGGCCGCTGGCGTCAACTTCTCCGAGGCGACCTGTGGTGCCTGTATCGGTATCGGCCACGTGCCCGCTTCCGACTCGGTCTCGCTGCGTACCTTCAACCGCAACTTCGAGGGTCGCTCGGGTATCGAAGACGACAATGTCTACCTCTGTTCGCCGGAAGTCGCGGCCGCAGCCGCACTCAAAGGCGAGATCGTCGACCCACGGAACCTCGCCGACGAACTCGGCGACCTCGAGGCTCCCGGTGTCGAACTCCCCGACGAGTACGACGCCTCCAAGACGGACCTCATCTCGCCGGACGAGGCCGTCGACGACGAACTCATCAAGGGCCCGAACATCGGCGACGTCCCGATCCGCGACCAGCTCAGTAGCGAGGTCGAGGGCGAGGCCCTGCTGAAGATGGAGGACAACATCACGACCGACCACATCATCCCTGCAACCCAGGACATCCTGATGTACCGGTCGAACGTCCCCAAACTCTCCGAGTTCACCCTCTCGCGTGTCGACGAGACCTTCGCCGACCGCGCACTCGATGCCGACGGCGGCTTCCTCGTCGCCGGCGAGAACTACGGTCAGGGCTCCTCGCGCGAACACGCCGCGCTCTGTCCGATGTACCTCGGCATCGAGGGCGTCCTCGCACAGAGCTTCGCACGCATCCACCGTGCGAACCTCTTCAACTTCGGTATCGTCCCGCTGACGATCGACGAGGACACCTACGAGAACATCGACCAGGGTGACGAGGTCGAAATCGTCGACGACGTCTACGACGCCGTCACGAGCGGTCAGGAAGAGTTCACCGTCCGCGTCAACGGTGAAGACGAGTACACCGCAACCCTCGACGCCTCCGAACGCGAACGCGACATCCTCGCCGCCGGTGGCAAGCTCGCCTGGACGAAAGAACAGGCCGAGGGCAGCGGCGCTGCGCCGGCTGACGACTGA
- a CDS encoding M48 family metalloprotease, translating to MLVASVSDTLESAIPGPERQLRIRMVVALVLIALLPFAFVYTFLFLANTVGIALISLEDPRSSSGFGIDPILLTVVVLGGIAIQYRYGPRAILGSVGARRVERDEYPNLHATVNRLSTQIDLPTPGVAVVHSNVPNAFAVDGGDRARVVVTTGLLETLDDEELEAVVAHELAHLRNRDANLMTVAWLLPTITYYLAVVAFYVLYGLFQALGSTRTWTRGSSDKRGLVYATVIITICAVLTMTVSAMFWFASVLLYRVLSRHREYAADRAAATITGSPAALASALEKLAETMPDQPDEDLRELDGGAEALYLAPLEDRAFGSKELVSTDIFPDTHPPTEERIERLRNLARDEL from the coding sequence ATGCTCGTTGCATCCGTCTCCGACACCCTCGAGTCGGCGATTCCCGGTCCCGAGCGCCAGCTCCGGATCCGGATGGTCGTCGCACTCGTATTGATCGCCCTCTTGCCGTTCGCGTTCGTCTACACGTTCCTGTTTCTCGCGAACACGGTCGGTATCGCGTTGATCAGTTTGGAGGATCCGCGGTCCAGCAGCGGCTTCGGCATCGACCCAATCCTTCTGACGGTCGTCGTCCTGGGTGGAATCGCCATCCAGTACCGGTACGGGCCGCGTGCGATCCTCGGCTCGGTCGGTGCGCGACGCGTCGAACGAGACGAGTATCCGAATCTTCACGCCACCGTAAACCGGCTATCCACCCAGATCGACCTGCCGACGCCCGGCGTCGCGGTCGTCCACAGTAACGTCCCCAACGCCTTCGCCGTCGACGGCGGCGACCGGGCCCGCGTCGTGGTTACGACCGGCCTACTCGAGACGCTCGACGACGAGGAACTCGAGGCCGTCGTCGCCCACGAACTCGCTCACCTCCGCAACCGGGACGCGAACCTGATGACCGTCGCCTGGCTGTTGCCGACGATTACCTACTACCTCGCGGTCGTCGCCTTCTACGTGCTGTACGGGCTCTTTCAGGCGCTCGGTTCGACCAGAACTTGGACGAGAGGCAGCAGCGACAAGCGCGGACTGGTCTACGCGACCGTTATTATCACCATCTGTGCAGTCCTGACTATGACCGTCTCGGCGATGTTCTGGTTCGCGAGCGTCCTCCTGTACCGGGTGCTCTCGCGTCACCGAGAGTACGCCGCTGATCGGGCCGCAGCGACGATAACGGGTTCGCCCGCCGCGCTAGCGAGCGCGCTCGAGAAACTCGCGGAGACGATGCCGGACCAGCCCGACGAGGACCTCCGGGAACTCGACGGGGGTGCGGAGGCACTGTACCTCGCACCGCTCGAGGACCGCGCGTTCGGCTCGAAGGAACTGGTCAGTACGGACATCTTCCCCGACACCCACCCGCCGACCGAGGAGCGCATCGAACGATTGCGCAACCTCGCTCGTGACGAACTGTGA
- a CDS encoding helix-turn-helix domain-containing protein — protein MTVVAEISIEADQFLLGQIIAEHAGLSVELERVVPAEQRVMPYIWGYGTDLAAFEKAMAESPNVESITVLDQYDDRALYRIEWEDPAEQLIAGIAETDATILEAHSDEEWLFRIRFEDHTGLAQFNQYCTEHGISYRLNRVSSLDTAPSNGHEYELTDSQYEALALAVERGYFKVPRAVEYDELAEELDVSVQALSERVRRGTDKVLSAALLHPGERNA, from the coding sequence ATGACAGTCGTCGCCGAAATCTCGATCGAGGCCGATCAGTTCCTCCTCGGCCAGATCATCGCCGAGCACGCCGGACTCTCCGTCGAACTCGAGCGCGTCGTTCCCGCGGAACAGCGAGTAATGCCGTACATCTGGGGGTACGGAACGGACCTGGCGGCGTTCGAGAAGGCGATGGCGGAAAGCCCGAACGTGGAGTCGATCACGGTCCTCGACCAGTACGACGATCGGGCGCTGTACAGGATCGAGTGGGAGGATCCGGCCGAACAGTTGATCGCTGGCATCGCCGAGACCGACGCGACGATACTCGAGGCACACAGCGACGAGGAGTGGCTGTTTCGCATCCGGTTCGAAGACCACACCGGTCTCGCCCAGTTCAACCAGTACTGCACGGAGCACGGGATTTCGTACCGGCTCAACCGCGTGTCTTCGCTCGATACTGCGCCTTCGAACGGTCACGAGTACGAACTGACGGACAGTCAGTACGAGGCCCTCGCACTCGCCGTCGAGCGCGGGTACTTCAAGGTTCCTCGAGCGGTGGAGTACGACGAACTCGCCGAAGAACTCGACGTCTCCGTGCAGGCGCTCTCGGAACGGGTTCGTCGCGGGACGGACAAAGTGCTGAGTGCTGCTTTACTCCACCCCGGTGAGCGAAACGCTTAA
- a CDS encoding DUF7344 domain-containing protein, whose protein sequence is MVEQLRLDRVETPEFLDTIYSVLADTQRRYALQYLLAHSEPVSVHQLANELAELESGTTVGSVSTDQRQEIYLRLKHVHLPLLADTGIVEWDRESERITLSSLLDHLSVSIRNPGGILDISVSTRSEPK, encoded by the coding sequence ATGGTCGAACAACTCCGGCTTGACAGGGTGGAAACCCCCGAATTCCTCGACACGATCTACTCGGTGTTGGCCGATACACAGCGACGGTACGCTCTTCAGTACCTCCTGGCTCACTCCGAACCGGTTTCGGTCCACCAGTTGGCGAACGAACTCGCCGAACTCGAGTCCGGGACGACAGTCGGGAGCGTGTCGACCGATCAGCGACAGGAGATCTACCTCCGTCTGAAGCACGTTCACCTGCCGTTGCTCGCCGATACGGGGATCGTCGAGTGGGACCGGGAGAGCGAGCGAATCACACTCTCGTCGCTTCTGGACCACCTGTCGGTGTCGATCCGAAACCCGGGCGGAATACTCGATATCTCGGTGTCGACGCGGTCGGAGCCGAAGTAG
- a CDS encoding MarR family transcriptional regulator — translation MAETDGEEIEDLPPSAKLVFKVLEYDGPLTQKQIVQESMLSARTVRYALERLEGIGLVDEDIYFADARQSLYRLEQPVAADGNGVEESPKKDACCAE, via the coding sequence ATGGCAGAGACCGACGGGGAGGAAATCGAGGACTTGCCACCAAGTGCCAAGCTCGTTTTCAAAGTACTCGAGTACGACGGTCCGTTGACCCAGAAACAGATCGTCCAGGAGTCGATGCTCTCGGCCCGGACGGTCCGATACGCCCTCGAGCGACTCGAGGGGATCGGATTGGTCGACGAGGATATCTACTTCGCGGACGCCCGGCAGAGCCTCTATCGACTCGAACAGCCGGTCGCTGCGGACGGAAACGGGGTCGAAGAGTCCCCGAAGAAAGACGCCTGCTGTGCGGAGTAA
- a CDS encoding long-chain-fatty-acid--CoA ligase, protein METPLIVTDFLEQARTYYADEEAVVATDGQRFTYAELGERADRFSAALQERGIEKGDRVAVLDPNTHYHLEAAYGTMQVGAVFTPLNYRLTADDYEYILSDAGVDAIYADYEYAEKIQAIRDSVPTETFITNDVDAVDGEWEAFDEVLEAAGTEVDRPEMSEDEIITINYTSGTTGDPKGVCRTHRTETLHAYLVSIYHELSEDDVYLWTLPMFHVNGWGHIYALTGQGAKHVCTRGVNADEIVDAITTEDVSFLCAAPAVLNQLIDYYESEGEPAMAGDNDVRVTTAGSAPPEATIRAVEETFGWKLKHLYGATETGPLITISAPSRHVTDDNRFELKKRQGMGILGTDVRVVDEDGDDVPRDDETLGEVVVRGNQVMDRYWNKPEETEAAFHDRVEGYYHTGDLATVDENGLIAIRDRKKDIIISGGENISSIELEDTLFDHDAVADTAVIPAPSEEWGETPKAFVVPVNGDPDDPPVSAEELTEYTRDRLASYKVVRRVEFVEELPKTATGKTQKYELRQQEWEDEERMIGQG, encoded by the coding sequence ATGGAAACGCCACTCATTGTCACGGACTTCCTCGAGCAGGCCCGCACGTACTACGCCGACGAAGAGGCCGTCGTCGCGACGGACGGCCAGCGGTTCACGTACGCCGAACTCGGCGAGCGCGCCGACCGGTTTTCGGCGGCACTGCAGGAACGTGGCATCGAGAAAGGCGACCGCGTCGCCGTGCTCGACCCGAACACCCACTACCATCTCGAGGCGGCCTACGGAACGATGCAGGTCGGAGCCGTCTTCACGCCGCTGAATTACCGGCTGACGGCCGACGATTACGAGTACATCCTGTCGGACGCGGGCGTCGACGCGATCTACGCCGACTACGAGTACGCCGAGAAGATCCAGGCGATCCGCGATTCGGTGCCGACGGAGACGTTCATCACGAACGACGTCGACGCCGTCGACGGCGAGTGGGAGGCGTTCGACGAGGTGCTCGAGGCGGCCGGAACCGAGGTCGACCGGCCGGAGATGAGCGAAGACGAGATCATCACGATCAACTACACCTCGGGGACGACCGGCGATCCGAAAGGCGTCTGTCGCACTCATCGGACCGAGACGCTTCATGCCTACCTGGTGTCGATCTATCACGAACTCTCCGAAGACGACGTCTACCTCTGGACGCTGCCGATGTTCCACGTCAACGGCTGGGGACACATCTACGCGCTGACCGGTCAGGGGGCGAAACACGTCTGTACGCGTGGCGTCAACGCCGACGAGATCGTCGACGCGATCACGACCGAGGACGTCTCCTTCCTCTGTGCGGCTCCGGCAGTGCTCAACCAGTTGATCGACTACTACGAGAGCGAGGGTGAACCGGCGATGGCGGGGGACAACGACGTCCGCGTCACCACCGCCGGTAGCGCCCCGCCTGAGGCGACCATCCGTGCCGTCGAGGAGACGTTCGGCTGGAAACTCAAACACCTCTACGGGGCGACCGAGACCGGTCCGCTGATCACGATCTCGGCCCCATCGAGACACGTCACCGACGACAACCGCTTCGAACTCAAGAAACGGCAGGGGATGGGTATCCTCGGAACGGACGTCCGCGTCGTCGACGAGGACGGCGACGACGTGCCGCGGGACGACGAGACGCTGGGCGAAGTCGTCGTCCGTGGCAATCAGGTGATGGACCGCTACTGGAACAAGCCCGAGGAGACCGAGGCGGCCTTCCACGACCGCGTCGAAGGCTACTACCACACCGGCGACCTCGCGACAGTCGACGAAAACGGACTGATCGCCATCCGCGACCGGAAGAAAGACATCATCATCTCCGGCGGCGAGAACATCTCGAGCATCGAACTCGAGGACACGCTGTTCGACCACGACGCGGTTGCAGATACGGCGGTAATCCCAGCGCCGAGCGAGGAGTGGGGCGAGACGCCGAAGGCGTTCGTGGTTCCCGTGAACGGTGATCCCGACGATCCGCCGGTGTCGGCCGAGGAACTGACCGAGTACACCCGCGACCGACTCGCGAGTTACAAGGTCGTCCGTCGGGTCGAGTTCGTCGAGGAGCTCCCCAAAACGGCGACCGGCAAGACCCAGAAGTACGAACTACGACAGCAGGAGTGGGAAGACGAAGAACGAATGATCGGCCAGGGGTGA
- a CDS encoding EMC6-like membrane protein, which translates to MSTESISDRHEHIRSISVTALSALLGVGAALASMSLAGDITSLEAANEAASNAQAYALVIGAILVQLVLYDFTDIYDDEEFGAKHYLYITFMTFSFWFVVLGILLTAEAAPYLAQ; encoded by the coding sequence ATGTCGACCGAATCGATCAGTGACCGACACGAGCACATACGCTCGATCAGCGTGACGGCGCTGTCGGCGCTGCTCGGCGTCGGTGCGGCGCTCGCTTCCATGTCCCTGGCGGGTGACATCACGTCGCTCGAGGCCGCGAACGAAGCGGCATCGAACGCGCAGGCGTACGCACTCGTTATCGGGGCCATCCTCGTCCAGCTCGTCCTGTACGACTTCACGGACATCTACGACGACGAGGAGTTCGGTGCAAAACACTACCTCTACATCACGTTCATGACCTTCTCGTTCTGGTTCGTGGTGCTGGGTATCCTGCTGACCGCCGAAGCCGCTCCGTACCTCGCGCAATAA
- a CDS encoding ribosome biogenesis/translation initiation ATPase RLI, translating into MADDSIAVVDLDRCQPDRCSYECKNYCPPNRTGKECITLRGEETEEGQPEQVRISEEICLGETCGICVEKCPFDAIEIINLPQELQDDPAHRYGENAFSLYGLPAPQEGKVTGILGPNGIGKTTAVRILAGELEPNLGRHDDQPDWDDVLEAYRGTELQDYLADVRDGNVTVARKPQYVDQIPEQFDGNTRELLEGVDERGALETIVERLSLGPVMEQSIEDLSGGELQRVAIAATLVRDTDFYFLDEITPYLDIGQRVTAARLIRELAEEENKSMLVVEHDLAILDLVADTLHVAYGEPGAYGVVTSPKSVRNGINEYLAGYLDNENMRIRQDPIEFEEHAPRTATHGDVLVDYPDLTKSYGDGEFTLEVEGGQIHENEVLGIVGPNGIGKSTFANLLTGNLEPDEGDADLDLDISYKPQYVTIDQHMRVDAFLSSITDQFGSSYWNTEIAQPLQLERIMEQNLSDLSGGERQRVAIAACLSDDADLYLLDEPSAHLDVEQRVQATSAIRRYAEQQDATVMVIDHDIYTIDLLADRLMVFDGEPAVAGRASPPQSMRDGMNEFLANLEVTFRRDNRTSRPRINKPDSQLDKEQKSEGEYYYAP; encoded by the coding sequence ATGGCTGACGATAGCATTGCCGTCGTAGACCTCGATCGGTGCCAGCCAGACCGATGTAGCTACGAGTGCAAGAACTACTGTCCGCCCAACCGCACCGGCAAGGAGTGTATCACCCTCCGGGGCGAGGAGACCGAGGAGGGCCAGCCCGAACAGGTCCGTATCTCCGAAGAGATCTGTCTCGGCGAGACCTGCGGGATCTGCGTCGAGAAGTGTCCGTTCGACGCCATCGAGATCATCAACCTGCCACAGGAACTGCAGGACGACCCCGCTCACCGCTACGGCGAGAACGCCTTCTCGCTGTACGGGCTCCCTGCACCACAGGAAGGAAAAGTAACGGGCATCCTCGGACCGAACGGAATCGGGAAGACGACCGCCGTTCGCATCCTCGCAGGCGAACTCGAGCCAAACCTCGGTCGCCACGACGACCAGCCCGACTGGGACGACGTGCTCGAGGCCTACCGCGGCACGGAACTGCAGGACTACCTCGCGGACGTCCGGGACGGCAACGTGACCGTCGCCCGGAAACCACAGTACGTCGACCAGATTCCCGAGCAGTTCGACGGCAACACCCGCGAACTGCTCGAGGGGGTCGACGAACGCGGAGCCCTCGAGACGATCGTCGAACGACTCTCGCTGGGTCCGGTCATGGAGCAGTCCATCGAGGACCTCTCCGGTGGCGAACTCCAGCGGGTCGCGATCGCGGCGACGCTGGTTCGCGATACGGACTTTTACTTCCTCGACGAAATCACGCCGTACCTCGACATCGGCCAGCGCGTGACGGCGGCTCGATTGATCCGCGAACTCGCCGAGGAGGAGAACAAGTCGATGCTGGTCGTCGAACACGACCTCGCGATCCTCGACCTCGTCGCCGATACGCTGCACGTCGCGTACGGTGAACCCGGCGCGTACGGTGTCGTCACCTCGCCGAAGTCCGTCCGCAACGGGATCAACGAGTACCTCGCGGGCTACCTCGACAACGAGAACATGCGGATCCGTCAGGATCCCATCGAGTTCGAGGAACACGCACCCCGTACCGCGACCCACGGCGACGTGCTCGTCGACTACCCCGACCTCACCAAGAGCTACGGCGACGGCGAGTTCACCCTCGAGGTCGAGGGTGGCCAGATCCACGAGAACGAAGTGCTGGGCATCGTCGGTCCGAACGGGATCGGTAAGTCCACCTTCGCGAATCTCCTCACCGGCAACCTCGAACCCGACGAGGGCGACGCCGACCTCGATCTCGACATCTCGTACAAGCCACAGTACGTCACCATCGACCAGCACATGCGGGTCGACGCCTTCCTCTCCTCGATCACCGACCAGTTCGGGTCGTCGTACTGGAACACCGAGATCGCACAGCCGCTCCAGCTCGAGCGGATCATGGAGCAGAACCTCTCGGATCTCTCCGGCGGTGAACGCCAGCGCGTGGCGATCGCGGCCTGTCTCTCGGACGACGCCGACCTCTACCTGCTCGACGAACCCTCCGCGCACCTCGACGTCGAACAGCGTGTCCAGGCGACGAGCGCGATCCGTCGCTACGCCGAACAGCAGGACGCGACGGTCATGGTCATCGACCACGACATCTACACGATCGACCTGCTCGCGGACCGACTGATGGTCTTCGACGGCGAACCCGCCGTCGCTGGCCGCGCCAGCCCGCCACAGTCCATGCGAGATGGCATGAACGAGTTCCTCGCGAACCTCGAGGTCACCTTCCGCCGGGACAACCGCACCTCGCGGCCGCGGATCAACAAGCCCGACTCGCAACTCGACAAGGAACAGAAGTCCGAGGGCGAGTACTACTACGCACCGTAG
- a CDS encoding glycosyltransferase family 87 protein — MDRSSNDSSAIDSEIRQRIRPITGRFTRPFGRPLVAHLAPGIWLVVLVAIGFGASFYSSHLEGLTLVPFAFDSASSFAINYEVYHVAAETAQSGGDFYDAPPERLSADYVYLYPPITLLAFYPFTLFEVAQGFLLATLTSMLAGAASTWAVVAYVEDHGRRLGWLDVALIFAFFVGSLYAAGTVVFGNVNLWLAGLLSIGFLALLRGREMVAGVAFALAALFKLFPALVGIWLLRVRAWRATAGAIATGIGGLLFGLVLFGREQTTFYFREVVAGRSESEAFVGGYGVGELNYVTVQRPVSWLVWTVYPGASTGWLYATTAVVLAGFLAFFYADLSRPMDRHAAIFATTAAAVVAFPALRWYVVLLYLPILVLAYCWEGPGYPFLVAGVVVFSTSPHPRDVYAVLESGIAPWWLETADGYVPLVDLLATFDLLAPLLQPFAPLAALGTTQLWGIALIALGCAISKVAAGTDPVSAYRQWRAGEGSLSLLEGITPPYGPGTPRDD; from the coding sequence ATGGACCGCTCGAGTAACGACTCGTCGGCTATCGACTCCGAAATTCGCCAGCGGATCCGTCCGATCACCGGCCGATTTACCCGTCCATTCGGCCGTCCACTCGTTGCACACCTGGCCCCCGGAATCTGGCTCGTCGTGCTCGTTGCGATCGGTTTCGGCGCGAGTTTCTACTCGTCGCACCTCGAGGGGCTCACGCTGGTCCCGTTCGCGTTCGACTCCGCTTCGTCGTTCGCGATCAACTACGAGGTCTATCACGTCGCGGCCGAGACCGCCCAGTCCGGTGGCGACTTCTACGACGCGCCGCCGGAGCGACTCTCCGCCGACTACGTCTACCTCTATCCGCCGATCACGCTGCTGGCGTTCTACCCGTTCACGCTTTTCGAGGTCGCACAGGGGTTTCTCCTCGCGACGCTTACCTCGATGCTCGCTGGTGCAGCGAGCACGTGGGCCGTCGTCGCCTACGTCGAGGACCACGGCCGACGCCTGGGCTGGCTCGACGTCGCGTTGATCTTCGCGTTCTTCGTCGGCTCGTTGTACGCCGCCGGAACGGTCGTCTTCGGCAACGTCAACCTCTGGCTCGCGGGGCTACTCTCGATCGGCTTTCTCGCACTGCTGCGCGGCCGAGAGATGGTAGCTGGCGTCGCGTTCGCGCTCGCGGCACTGTTCAAACTCTTTCCCGCACTCGTCGGCATCTGGCTCCTGCGAGTGCGTGCCTGGCGAGCGACGGCTGGCGCAATCGCGACCGGTATCGGCGGACTCCTGTTCGGACTCGTCCTCTTCGGTCGTGAGCAGACGACCTTCTACTTCCGCGAGGTCGTCGCCGGTCGCTCGGAATCCGAGGCGTTCGTCGGCGGCTACGGCGTCGGCGAACTCAACTACGTGACCGTCCAGCGGCCGGTCTCCTGGCTCGTCTGGACCGTTTACCCCGGTGCCTCGACGGGCTGGCTGTACGCGACGACCGCCGTCGTCCTCGCGGGCTTTCTGGCCTTTTTCTACGCGGACCTCTCGCGGCCGATGGACCGCCACGCTGCCATCTTCGCGACGACAGCAGCCGCGGTCGTCGCTTTCCCCGCCCTGCGCTGGTACGTCGTCCTGCTGTACCTCCCCATTCTCGTTCTCGCGTACTGCTGGGAGGGGCCCGGCTACCCGTTTCTCGTCGCCGGCGTCGTCGTCTTTTCGACGAGCCCACATCCGCGCGACGTTTACGCCGTCCTCGAGTCGGGAATCGCTCCCTGGTGGCTCGAGACGGCCGACGGCTACGTTCCGCTGGTCGACCTTCTGGCCACTTTCGACCTGCTCGCTCCCCTGCTCCAGCCGTTCGCGCCGCTCGCCGCGCTCGGGACGACCCAGCTATGGGGAATCGCACTGATTGCGCTCGGCTGTGCGATATCGAAAGTCGCGGCCGGCACCGATCCAGTCTCTGCGTACCGACAGTGGCGGGCAGGCGAGGGATCGCTGTCACTTCTCGAGGGAATCACGCCACCGTACGGGCCCGGAACCCCTCGCGACGATTAG